The following nucleotide sequence is from Hirundo rustica isolate bHirRus1 chromosome 24, bHirRus1.pri.v3, whole genome shotgun sequence.
GCTGGAGTGGCGCCGGGAGCGTGCTGGACGGACGGGTGTGGGTGCCGGTGCCGACGACGGTGCCGAAGCCCGTGCCGATGCCGGTGGGGGTGCCGGAGCCGATGCCGGTGGCAATGGTGGCGGCCGGTCCCGGTGcgggaagcagcagcaacaccagcaacaccagcaacggcggcagcggcgggagcgcggcccGGCGGGTGGGCAGAGGCCCCATGGCCGCTACCCCCCCGGTGCCCCCGGTGCCCCCGGTGCCGGTGCTGGTGCCCGCAGCGATCCGCGCCACCGCCTGCGCCCCGCCCTCGCCCGCGCGCGCCCGCCGGGGCGGAGCCGCCAATTCATCGGCCCGGCCGCGCTTAaaggagccgccgccgccgcccccggcacCTGCCGGCGGCACCCGCAACCGCAGCGGCAGCGCGGGCGCGCTGCGAGCAGGTTGCGCGCATTCGTGTGAGGCGCACATGTGCGCCCTGCGCGCACACGTACACGCACACAGGTGAAGGGTCTTGGACGCACCTGTGCACTGCAGGCATGCGTGTTGCACGCGCAGGAACACGCACGTCGCACACGCGGGGCAGACAGGCACCAGCGAGCACATATGACATGGGAACCACGTATGTGACACACGCTGCACATAGGAAACCCACACGCAGCACACACGTGTGAGACAGAGCATGTGTGTGACACAGCACGGAGATCATGTGTGTAAACACACAGCATGTGTGGCACATGCAGCACTCACGGCCCCCAAGCCCTCGTGTCCCCACCGCCGGCCGTGACTCCACACGTGGGAGTCCGTGTCCCCTCACTCCGTAGCTCCCCGCCCGATCCCCGGGCTCGTCCCACCGCACCGGGACCGGGGGCACTAGAACAGACTGGGAGCAACTGCACCAGGGtgagagggactggggatgTTGAGGGCGCCGGGAcagactgggagggactggagAAGCTAGAGAGGGACGGATCCCCGCGGTCCCTAGGTGCTGGCcgcccctcccccccccgccccaagcCGGCGCCGGTCCCAGGGCGTGGGTGCAGGCAGGCGGCGCGAAGTCGGCCCCCGCCACGGCGGAACGGGTCCGACGGGTACCGGGGACGCCGGGGCGGCGCTTGGAGCGCCGGAACCCCCCCACCTCCGCCGGGGGCTCCGGTGACTCACTGGGCCGCTCCCCGCCGGTTCCACCCGACTCCACGGCCAAGGCGGCGGTTGCCCACGCACACGCAGCAGGGCGCAGGCAGGGCTCCCCGCATTGGGGGATGGAAGGGGGCAACCCTCCCATTCGTCACCCCGCCCCGGAGGAGGTGGCgggcagcagctgaggctgagGCTGTGGGCCTTCGGCCCCACTTTGCATCACAAAGGGGCTTTGTCTGGGGCTTTGTGTGGGGTCggcaggagggaaagagaaCGAGGAGAAGGGAGTgcgggggaggaggggaagggaacgAACGGTGGTGTGCAAGGGAGATACGTCCCCAGGCTGgacccccccccctcccctcctcggAACCCCCCCAAGaacacagctcagcagctcttgGCTTTATTTCAGATGGAGGAGGGACATGTTATGCGGGCACAGCGGTCCCCAACACCACTCAGCGAGAGGGGGACACATGGGGGATCCCAGACCCACTCAGCAGGGTAGGGGGGGACATATAGGAACAGGGGCAGCGCCCTAACAGTGTCAGTTCTTTGTGGGGTGGAGACAGACAGTGACTCCCCTCCGAGGCAAAGACCACGGTGAAGGGCACAGCCTGGCGATGAAGGTGAGATGACTCAGGAGGCCCCCAAAGTCCTTGGAGTGCAGGGAGACACCCTCAGACCTCCATGTTCTTcatctgctcctccagcacctggTCCCGTCCCCCCCCTGCCTTCTTCTTGCCCCcccccttcctgctgcttcttctgcttcttgGAGAGCTCCTGCTCAATGGGTGCCGGCTTGACAAACGGAATCAGCTCCCGCAGGTCTGGGGGAACAAGGGACCCCTGTCACCACACCCAGCCAAGGAGCAGGGCACGGGGAGGGCACAGGGGGATGTTACCTGGGGGCATGAAGTTCTGGAGCTTCTCAGGGATGCGGATGCCCTCAGGAGTCTGGTGGTTCTCCAGGATGGCACAGATGGTGCGGGTGGTAGCACACATGGTGGCATTCAGCATATGCACAAACTCCACCTGTGGCAGGAGGACACAGGGGATGTGTGTGACATGGGGAAAACAAAGAACACACAAAGAACCCCCCCCATGCCCACTAGCCTCACCTTGTCCATCATCTTCTTGGTCTGGCCATAGCGGATGCGCAGGCGCCGGGCCTGGTAGTCGGTGCAGTTGGAACAGGAGACAAGCTCACGGAAAGCGCCAGAGCCAGGGAACCAGGCCTCCAGATCCAGCTTTTTGCTAGCTGCATGGTTCAGGGAGCCTGGAGGGGGGACAGTGCTTAGTGGAGGGTCCCACTGCCCTTTGCCTATCCTGGGGCAGAGTGTAGGGTGAAGCCTCCGAAGTCACTTCCGCAGCTTGGTGCCGATCCAACATGGattcctgctctgccacagTGATGTGGGGTTACCTCTCAGCCATGGAAATGTGGGGTCCCCACTTGGCCACAGGGTCAACAAGCCACAAGTTGTTTGGTCATGGGGATCTGAGGGTGTGGGAGACCTGCCTGGACACCGATGGGGAACTCCTGCTCAGCCAAAGAACATCGGGTTCCTGCTGTGCCATGGGGATATGGGGGTCCCACTTGGTCACAGGAATGTGGGGGTCCCTCTCAGCCATGTGGATGTGAGAGTCCCACTCAGCTATGGGAACATGGGGCTCTCTCTCAGCCACATGGACATGGGCTTCCCACTTGACTGTGGGGAAATGGGATTAGGCCATGAGGATCTGGGATTCCTCCTTGGCCACAGGGATGAGGGATTCCTGCTCAACTGTGGGGATGTGGGGTTCCCACTCAGCTGTGGGAGTGTCAGGTTCTCACTCTACCAAAGGGATAAAGGGGTCCCACTCAGACACAGGGAGCTTTTAAATGAGATCTTTTTCCTGTAAGCAtttccaggaggagctgggacacTCCAACTGTTCTTCTGgaagggacagcaggagcaaTCCATCACAGCAGTGCCCACACCCGCTGCCACCAACCCAGGGCAAGGCGGAGGattccacagaaaacaaaatgtccccttctcttcctcttcagtGTGGGGACACCAGTGGGCCAGAGACAGGAAACTGCCATGCTGGGAAGAAGATCAGGGACCTCCTCGACCCCCCCCATTACACAGAAGCCCCTACCTGAGACAATGTTGACGATGTGGTAGGGAATCCCAAGGGACTGGTAGAATTCCTCAGCTGTGGTCATCATCTCCTCAAATATCTCCCAGGATTTGTTGTCGTGGGGGGAGGAGTAGACAAACTGCTCAATCTGCAGAAGGAATTCCACAGTGACATCAGGTACAGCTCCAATTCCCACTGGAACCCCACAGTGACACCTAGTGACACCCTAAATTCCAACTGAAAACCTGCGGTGACACTGGGTATAGCCCAAATTCACATCAGAAACCCAGAGTGACACCTGGAACCCTTTGAGTCACTGCTGGAACATCATGGTGACATCCCAAATTCCCATCAGAATACCAGTTACACCTGGTACATTCTGAATTGCCACTGGAACATTGCAGTGACATTGGGTACACCCTGAATTCCCATTGGGAACATTGCTGTTGACACCAGGTACACCCCAAATTTCCATCAGGTTCACGCCAGATTCCCACGAGGTTCACCCCATGGTGACCTCCTGTACATtctgaattcctgctggaaCCCCACAGTGACACCAGGTACACCCTGAATTCCCACTGGAACACCACAGTGATACGGGGTATACACCCCAGCTTCCTGGTGGGAACACCACAGTGATACGGGGTATACACCCCAGCTTCCTGCTGGAACACCACGGTGACAATGGGTACACCCTGAACTCCTGCTGGGTACACTGCAGTGGCACCAGCTACACCATGAATTCCCACCAGGACACACTGAATTCCTACTGGAACCCTACAGTGATGCGGGGTACACTCTGAATTCCCACTGGGACCCCACAGCAACCCTCAGTACACCCCGAATTCCTGCCAGAACCACTCCTTCACCTTCTCGAACTGGTGGACACGGAAGATGCCACGGGTGTCCCGGCCATGGGATCCCACCTCCTGACGGAAGCAGGTGCTGAGCCCCGCGTACTTGAGGGGCAGATCCTCAGGCCGCAGCCACTCATCGCGGTGCAGGGCAGCAATAGGCTGCTCTGATGTGGCGATCAGGTACTTCTCATCGATGGAACTGTCCTCTGCCCGCTCGCTGCCCTTCCCGATCACCTGCAGGGGACATGAGCCACCAGCCCTCTTCTAGCTGCTCCTGCACCTCCAGGGACCAGCAGCGAGTTTTTCCAGGGCCGGATGGTTTGGGAATTCATCACAGGAGGAGTAGTTTGTTGGTCCTTCAAAAGGGCTGATGGCAGGGACAAGTCACCTTTATTACCCGTGGAGATGGACCCCAGAGATGAGCCACCTCCTTGTCACGTTATCACCATCACAAGCCACCTCCTTGTCACCTTTGTCACCCATGGACCCCAGAGCATGTCACCTCCTTGTCACTGCACTGCCATCATGTGTCATCTGTACAAATGGACCCCAAAGATGAGCCACCTCCTTCTCACCTCATCACCATCATGTGGCACCCATAAACATGGACCCCAAAGATAAGTCACATCCTTGTCACCACGTCACCAATGGAGATGGACTCCAGAGACTACCTGTCTCCTTGTCATCTCATGGCCATCACGGTGTGTCACCCGTGGAGATGGACAGTGTCACCACAAACTGTTTCCCATGGAGGTGGACTCCCAAGACAAGACACCTCCCTGTCACATCATCACCATCACAACGTGGAGATGGATCCCAAGGAGAGGGTAAGGAACCACTGCTACCATTGCTGCCGCCACCACAGCCttgccagagcagaggggaccccactgcctccctccccacagccccacggGGGTGGCTTGCTCCCAAGTCCAGTCCGAAATCTGGAGCAATCCCTTACCTTGTAAAGCTCCTCGTCAAACTGGCTGAGCTGGGCCACCTCCTGCATCACCTCCTTGCGCATGAAGAAGGGGGTGTACACCGGGGTGTACCCCCGGGCACGGAGGCTCTGCAGTGCGTACTGGATCAGTGCCTGCTCCAGGAACACCAGTGGGCCCTGGGAACAAGGGTCACACTGCCTGTCATACACACACCCCGCTGGGCTGCTCCTCCTTGTTCAGAAGGCCCAGGAGACATGGAGCCCACAGAGCTGCAATGGCTGCCAGGCTCAGCGCCACCCCAGACTGCAGCTGGAACAGATTCTGATGAACCACTGTGATCAGTGTCCAACCTACACCCCCACCATGGAGGCTCCCATCATCCATCCCAGGGGAGGAGAACCCAAGGCCCCATCCCTCCTCATTCCTCTCTGAAACCGATCGTTCTGGGGTCACAGCTCTCACCTTAAGGAAGTAGCCACGGCTGCCAGCCACGACGGCGCCCTTTTCCCCCTCATAGCCATCCACCATCACCACCAGATCCACATGGGAATATTTCTTCCTGCAACTGCAGTCACCCCACACACGCTCCACCTTGTTGTCCACATCCTGCAGGAACCCGGAGAAAAAGAGGAACGGGAGCCTATCACCTCCTCAGTGCCCTGGCACACTGTGACATTAGTCCCTGAACCACACTGAGCCCATTTTGGGAGCTCAAACTCCAGACTGTAGCTTATTGTGCAGCCACTTGGCAGTGAGCCTGGCCCAGTTGTACTCCTCCCAGCAAAATATTCCTGCAGGATGAAtggaggcagcagagggagaCCCCGTCCCCACCGCAGGAAGCGCCTTTCCCATGAATTCCCCCAACAATGGTGTGCCCAGTGTTGTCTGAGCTGTTCTTTATCTGATCCCAGTGGGAAATGCCAGCCTGTCATGCAGATTTCCCTCACCCACCCACCCAGCCAACCACCCAGCCTGGCTTGGAGGATCCCCCCCTGGGGGCCCCCTGCTTCCTACTGTGCTCCACTGACCCAGCCCCACCTCCCTTCCCGTGTCTCACCTCGTCGTTGCTAATGGGCACAGAGGGGTGGAGGAGGTTCCCGATCTCCCGGAGGCTCTCAAAACGTTCAGCCTCCAGCCGCAGGCGCTCAGAGTCGCACTCCAGAATGGCCTCATCAATGAGCAGCCGAACTTTCTTTATCTGGGACACCTGGAGATGCTGCAGAGAGACCTCTGGATGAGGTAGGGGAGGGAGAAGACCACCAGGAAGAAAGGCCTGCTCACCCAGCACAAGGAATACTGGGCCCAGCATGGTGAATTCTGGACCCTCCACAGATTCTGGAGTCCCTGGGCTGGACACACTCAAGAACAGCCTGAAGGGACAAAGAGGCAACAGGCTAGGCTCTGGAAGGCCTGAGCTGCTCCCATGGCAGCCAGCACTGCACTCATTAACCAGGGTGACTACCAAACTGGGATcaaagcaggcagggagggataTACTGAGGACATGGAAGGACTGAGGCTACTCAAATTCCCAGGGATGAGTCCTTGACTGACACAGAGCGATGCTGGGGAGATCAAGGACACCAAGGACGAGTCAATTATTGATGGTGTGAGACTGGGAGATTGAGGATCCTCCCACCTGAGGCATCAGGCCCCCCTCATTTGGTGAGCACTTTCAGGCCATCAGTTTGGGAAAAGCTCTGGACAAACTGTAGGCACAGTGGAGGGAGTTGGGTTCTCACTCACCCCCAGGACATCAGCCGTGAGTTCATCCAGGTTCTGTGCACTCTCTGGTACCGATTCATCTGTCCCTACTGGttcctttttctgcagcaggaggaaaaaggaaccCCGGGAGAGTTAAAGAGTAAAATTCCAGGGGGAAAACATCCCTCAGAGACACAAGGGAGAGGCTAgagggctgggagaaggagaGATGTCACCAGTTGGTGATGTCCCACCATGAGGTGACCCAGGGCACTCATGCCCCACCTTCATCTTGTCCCCAATGGTTTTGCTGCACAGGTTCTTCAGCTTGTTCAGGTTGTCGGCAC
It contains:
- the SARS1 gene encoding LOW QUALITY PROTEIN: serine--tRNA ligase, cytoplasmic (The sequence of the model RefSeq protein was modified relative to this genomic sequence to represent the inferred CDS: deleted 1 base in 1 codon), with the protein product MVLDLDLFRADKGGDPAMVRDMQRKRFKDPALVDALVRADGAWRRCRFRADNLNKLKNLCSKTIGDKMKKKEPVGTDESVPESAQNLDELTADVLGHLQVSQIKKVRLLIDEAILECDSERLRLEAERFESLREIGNLLHPSVPISNDEDVDNKVERVWGDCSCRKKYSHVDLVVMVDGYEGEKGAVVAGSRGYFLKGPLVFLEQALIQYALQSLRARGYTPVYTPFFMRKEVMQEVAQLSQFDEELYKVIGKGSERAEDSSIDEKYLIATSEQPIAALHRDEWLRPEDLPLKYAGLSTCFRQEVGSHGRDTRGIFRVHQFEKIEQFVYSSPHDNKSWEIFEEMMTTAEEFYQSLGIPYHIVNIVSGSLNHAASKKLDLEAWFPGSGAFRELVSCSNCTDYQARRLRIRYGQTKKMMDKVEFVHMLNATMCATTRTICAILENHQTPEGIRIPEKLQNFMPPDLRELIPFVKPAPIEQELSKKQKKQQEGGGKKKAGGGRDQVLEEQMKNMEV